In the Neodiprion virginianus isolate iyNeoVirg1 chromosome 2, iyNeoVirg1.1, whole genome shotgun sequence genome, tgcGAGTATAATAATCATACAACAACTGttatgaaacaaaattttgttctcTTGCAACCCACAAAGATTTGTTTTCTGCAAGATATTTTGAAACATCGTTTATGAAAAGTGTTTCTAAATTACTGGTTTTTTGAACTAATTTGAACGAAGTGCGTTTGACGTACACAGTAATGTGAATAAACTTTACTTCACCATTCTTTCAATCTTGTAacgatattttattgtttctgtTTCATCTTACACAGACAATCTTCTTGTTGCTGATAGCGACAACATCCGAGGCAATATTCTTTGATTAGtaagtatttttaaaaatttacgacGCTAATTATTCCGATGAGACTCTCTGTCACCggttaaatataataatattcaataattactagtaattgataaaaagtcaactttttttcccaCCCCGTGTACCGATATAAAACTTTCGGACTAAATCTGGGCCGCGGTGCAGATTCTATCGCTCGAATTAGCGAATCGTGCGGTTTGCCGATAAATTAACCAAATCCGGAAGCGCTAATCCTAGTTAACCGCGATGTGGGCTTTGATCGGTTCGCGTATTTACCAGGGTTCAAAAGTTAAAACCATTACCCCGGTTTCGCCGCCGGTGCCTTCGGGATATTGCAGGGTCGTAAACAGCGTCTGGATATTTAACAAACGAATCAAGCGTTTCTTTGGCCTCGGTAAGTCCATCCAATGAAACCTTTTCCGCATTATAGACACGCGATGGAAATTCAAGCCAGAGACTCTTCTCGGCGAGTGCATCACGCATGCATGGAGCGATCCAAAGTCGTTCATTCACTTGAATGTTTGAACAGTTCGCTGATGGTAATGGGGAGTTAATTATAAATCGATGACAATCCGACCGGCCAGCCGCTGCTCGCTGTTCTGCTTTGAACGTTAAATCATGGGGATTGGATAACTCGTCAAACTACCGAATATCTGTGCCACTGATCTTTGgaacaacaataaattgatttcgaaaccctgtttgactaaaaaaatgtataaaaaacaatGACTACTGTGAAATATAATATCGACAGCTGAAAACGCAATAAATAGTTACTTATATCGAATTTCGTCGTAATTTCATCAGTACTTTTTTATAGAATCATAATTTTCTGTACTACCGGtaacgattgaaatttttctcagttcgGGTTCGGAACAAATGATCGAATCGCTATTTTTCAGCCCGAAAAAAGCGCTCATGGACTTCTTCCATTctttgaaagagaaaaaggaatcCGCGAAGAAGTCTCACGACGACGTTCATCACTATCATCTTCACTATTATCCGGTGCCGGTGAGCGTCGTCATCGACGATCATTACGAGCACGTCAAGGCGCCAGGGAAGCATGAATTGGACAATTTGCACAGGTGATAATAAAGCTGTGCAAACAGTTTACATATGCGATCTTATCCGCGATTTCATCGCCGTCACAGATGCGTCGTAACGCGATCACCGATCCTTTCAGAGAGGAGCTGAGATCCTTGGGATGGACCGATCAGGAGTACAAACACGTGCCTGAACCAGAACTAATTATTCCTAAACACCAGCATCACGAAACTGGCGGTGATCTTTGGCCTCAGCAACATCAGAGTCACCTTTCAAACGGTTTGACGCTTCAAGATCAGATTGACATCGCTGGTTAGTATTTCTCACGTGAACtttattctcttcttcttcttcttctcataCCGTACATTTccattttcttcgtttttttctgCTCTAATTTCGATGCCCGTAGCGATTAGGCAAAAGATAGAGCGGCACTCGAAGCAGCAGAAGTACCAACCGACGGTGGAACACCATCATCCGACACACATATCTCTCCATCTTCCTTTCCATCAGGAGATCATACTTCATCAGCCGGCCCCCgcaaaggaggaaaaaaaggtTCACCCGTTGAcagcattttttgaaaaacttcacagcattaaaaattctctcttcAGTTCACACGATGACAAAAAGTCCCATCAATGTGACGATAAGAGCGAAAACGTCGCCACCATTACCTCGAAAATCAAGTCGAGCAACGCTTTTACAATTTATACGTTTCATCcaaaaaatttgaggaaatactgaatttttttgcatcgTCCACTTTTTCccggtttcattttttctccatcgAGATTGGAGTCAGttttagtttttcaattatagTTTCTATCACAGTTTTACCCAGAGGCTGAacatttaattaaaaatctcTACGTCAATACAGGCCAGATTCGTATTTCTATGACATAACTAATCGCGTGTTTTCATCTTTCGTatgttttatttcttgtttctCTTTTCGCCCCCCTCTATTAGTGCGTATTATTATATCTTCACTGTCGATTCTCACATGCATAATAAACTGCCCCTGAACGATATGGCgcagagaaaataattgaggtGAAAAGTTTGTACATGCGGTGAAGTCTGCGGGTAACGTTTTCTCATTATAactttttcgttatttattctttgtcttttatttcatcactATCATTACTGTGGttaaactttattttacttcatAAAATTTCGCAAGTTATACGTTTAGCAGCTATACGTGTCCGAACTTCCGGTTTGctgatattatatattaatttgCGAATAGAGCGTTTTCTCGTTGTCACATAACGCAAAACGAGTGCAGTGTCGaatgttgattttttattgtataaaaGAAACCAATTGTGATTATAAGTATAATTGGCGTGTGGTACAGTTTTATCATCCTGTTTCCCAATTTCCTCAATATTGCCAAATGTAGT is a window encoding:
- the LOC124297224 gene encoding uncharacterized protein LOC124297224; this translates as MTMDNRFIFKTIFLLLIATTSEAIFFDYPKKALMDFFHSLKEKKESAKKSHDDVHHYHLHYYPVPVSVVIDDHYEHVKAPGKHELDNLHREELRSLGWTDQEYKHVPEPELIIPKHQHHETGGDLWPQQHQSHLSNGLTLQDQIDIAAIRQKIERHSKQQKYQPTVEHHHPTHISLHLPFHQEIILHQPAPAKEEKKVHPLTAFFEKLHSIKNSLFSSHDDKKSHQCDDKSENVATITSKIKSSNAFTIYTFHPKNLRKY